DNA sequence from the Candidatus Thermoplasmatota archaeon genome:
TACGGTCAACTCACCACCGGAAAACATGCAAAAATCACCTCAAAAATCGAACCAGATCGACCCGCTGTTATCACTGATCTTGCGATAGATACTAATAAAAATCGAGGGGAAATCATAAATACTGACACAGTACACTGGGACAAACCGCATGGAACACGTATTGAAGTAGCAGTCAGAGCAGATTACAAACGAGGCAAACGATTTGTCTACGACTATCTCCAAGGGACCTCCATCGTAAACCCACACGCACGAATTGTCTATAAAGATGCAGATGGACAAGAACATGTTTTCGAACGAACCGCAGATATCCTCCCAAAAAAATGTACTGAAATTAAACCACATCCCTATGGAGTAGAACTCGGAACTCTTATGAAATTAGCAAAAGAAACAACCAGCAGAAAAGTTGCATCATTTTTAAAAACAGAATTCAGCAGCATGGGTGAACGAACTGCAGATTTAGTCTGCGAAGCAGCACACATCGATCGAAATCTTGATCCAAAAGATCTTACCAGAGAACAACTCCTGCAACTCCATAAAGCGTTTAAAACTGTAAAAATCATGGCTCCCTCTACTGAATGTCTTTCACCTATCGGAGAGACTTTAATCCGTCGAAGTCTTAAATATGAAACACAAGAAGTTTCACCAGAATTTATTATCACAGCATCACGGCCACCATCTGTGTATTCAGGTCATCCGTTCCAAGTTGAAGTTGGCCTTGTTTATGGCGGGAATCTCCCAAAAGATAAACCGGTTCGAATTCTTCGATTTGCAAACAGAATACCGCTTCTCTTCCAACAAGGGGATTGTGCAACTACACAAGCAATCTCAGGTATCGACTGGCGTCGGTACGGCCTCGACCAACCATCAGGAACCGGCATACCTATCGGCCCTGCTATTTTCTTTACCCACGTTTGCTCAACTATGATACCGTATACTTCTGAAAGTAAAGAAGCAATTGCAGATATTGAAGAAATTGAAAACGAAATTAAACTTGCATTCCGTGAATGTGCTAGAAAAGTACAACAACATATCAACAAAAAAGAACGGCGCATAAAAACACGAGAAAAATTTGATCTTATTACCAAGATATTACCAGAAATTGCAAAAAAATCAGCACATATGCTCAATAAACCAATACCAAAACTTGAAAAAGTCATAACACAAATCATGGATGTTGTTTGGATAGAAGATCTCGTTGAATACGAAAAAGCACCTCCACGAAAAATAGGAAATCCGAAAAGCACTCAAACAACCTTATTCCAAAATCCTACAACCCAGGAACAAGACAGCGGTTGGATTACGAAAAGCTCGATTATGATTATCAATTATAAAAATAAACCACAAAAATTTAATCTCTATGCAATTAAACCTCGTGATGCAATCCTTGGCGATGTACAACCCCAACCAACAAAAATAACTGACAATTATATCAAATGGACCTTAGATACTATCCAACCAATTGGAAAAATAGATATCCATTTTGAACTCGCCGGGCTTAAGAAAGGAGATTTTGATGAAAACGATTTATATGTTGAAAACATCAATCCAGCATACGTTATCGGTGCAGATAAATGGGAAGGTGAATAGGAAAAATGTCTCAAAAAAACCTTCAAGTAATTGAAAAAATTGATTCAATTGCAAAAAAAGTATACGAGGATCTAATCAATGCTGAGATTCCAAGCTTAGAACTGGCAACACGAACTAAAGCAAACATCCAATTTGATCATAAACTCAACGTTTGGAAATATGGAAAAGGACGAACACAACGAACCGCAAATTCACTTGATGGCGCAAGTATGCTCCTACGAACCATGTATATGGTTGACTTCATCAAAGAAATGATTAACGTTAAAAAATCATCAACACTACGAGAAATGTATTACATTTCTGAAGGATGGGATCTCGGAAAATTTAACTCGCAAAACGAATCAGACCTGCTTGCCGAAGATCTCGAAGTAATCACAGGATGCATGCGAGAAGATTTCAAACTACGTCCCGAAGAAAACGGTGCAAGTGTCATCGGAAATCTCGTACTTGAAGAAGTAACCAGGAACAATCAGAAGAAAAAAATCCACTGCCAAGATGATGTCGGCGATGCAGGATACTCAATACCCTACTATGTTGAATCTGATAAAATCAAATTTAAAGAAGTTGATGCTGATTTTATTCTTGCCATTGAAACCGGTGGTATGTTTGATCGACTTGTTGAAAATGGTTTTGATACCAAACAACGAGCAATTCTTGTTCATCTCAAAGGTCAACCTGCTCGCTCAACACGACGATTCATCAAACGACTCAATGAAGAAAAAAAACTGCCAGTACTAGTTTTTACCGATTGTGACCCTTGGAGTTTTCGAATTTATGCAAGTGTTGCATACGGTGCAATTAAAACAGCACATATCTCGGAATTTCTTGCCACACCTGGTGCTCAATACCTTGGCGTTACACCATCTGATATTGAAAACTACGAACTTCCAACTGACAAACTCACCGATGAAGATATCCAAGCATTAAAAAGCGAACTTGATGACCCTCGATTCCAAGATCAATTCTGGAAACATGAAATTAAACTACAATTAACACTTCAGAAAAAATCAGAACAGCAAGCACTCGCAAAATATGGTTTGGACTATGTAACTGATACATATTTACCAGAAAAACTAACTGAACTAGGCATATTAAAAAAATAAAAAAATTCACTATTGTACCTTATTATTATCTTTTTTCCATAGATCATGGGGTTTAAGCATTTGAAATCGAATCATGACCATCATTGAATCGTCAAGAGGAATCAATGTTTTACTAAAAAGACCGCCTGATGCACCTTCAGGAATCGTATACACATAAACCGGCCTTCCTTCAATAATAACCGGTTTTGGTATTTCAGCAAATAATCGTTTTTTTCGAATCTTTATGATATGCCCAAGGAAAAAAATTTCTAAAACTACAAAAAAACAGAGGAGAACTATAGCTGACAAAATCCAAAGATCAATAGTAACGAACGCCCACCGATACCCATACCCAAAAAAGTAGATACTAAGCATAACGAAACAGACCCAAAATAGATACAGAATCGCAATAATAAAAACAATTTTTGAAATCTTGCTATATCGATTTTTTAACCGTTCCTCAGTAGATATTGCTGTAGTATCCATATTCAATCCAACTTTTCCTACATAGGTTATATCAAATTTATTTTTATATACTTTCACTTTTTACGATTCTTTAAAGAACGTATAGAACATCAACTTTTTTTCTATTTTATACTGAGTCTAATAGCTTCTGATGTTCTTGTATATAGCGAAGAAATTTATCCAATGCCTGTGCACGATGTGAATAGATATTTTTTTCAGTACTGTCCATTTCAGCAAACGTCTTTGTATGACCATTCGGGATAAAAATTGGATCATAACCAAAACCAAACGTTCCTCGTGCATAGGATGTGATAGTCCCCAACGTTTCACCGGTAAAAAACACAGGATCAATTAGAGGTGACGAAAAAGCAACAACAGAACGAAATACCGCTGAACGATCAGATGACGTTTCTAACAATTTTAACACACCGGAAAGACCAATAGTCAAAAAGACATATTTTGAGTAAACGCCGGGAAACTCGTTGAGACTGTGAATAAAAAGACCAGCATCTTCCAGAATAAATGGTTCATTAAATTTTTTTCGTACATATTCAACGCCAAATCTAGCAACCTCCTCGAGACTATCTGCTTGAATCTCAGGATATCCAAAATCCTTTTGAAGAACACGTAATCCACATTCCTTACATTTCGCTGAAGCTTCAGCTACTTTTCCAGGATTACTCGTTATAAAAAAAATAGTCTTCATCGATACCGACCCCGCTGAACAATCTCATCAATTTTCATAATAACCGCTTTTGCATCACCAGTATATTCCATCTGATACCCCTCAAGAACATACGAAAAACATTCTGGATACTGAGAATGTGTTGACTCAAAAGCCTCCATAAGCACGTGCAAATCAACCCCTTTTAATTCGATATCTTGAGAAATACAACCAAGACCAAAATCAATAAAATAAATTCGATCATCGAAAAGAATCATATTTGATGTAGTGATGTCACCATGAATAATATGATGATTATGCAAACGAGCAATATTTCTTCCGATTGAAGTACAAATTTTTTTCCGTTCCTGAAGGGAAATGTGATGTAAAAGATCTTTAATCCGCTTGCCCTGAATATACTCCATAATCAGGATACCGTTTACTATATCTACATCATAAATCAGTGGCACAGGAACACCACAACTACGTGCCATGGAAAATAACTTTGCCTCTTCTTTAGTTCGAGAACCAATGAGACGGCGATCTATCTCTTTAATGCGGTACTGTTTTGATATTCTTTTTTTTTGAATCACTGTTCTATGTAGATATGAATCAAGGAAAATCAATGCCTCAGCACCTTGATACAACACTTTTTGTTTAATCACGCCAGGTCACCTGTACCATATCAGTTCGAAAACGCTGATTAATCACAGTATCCTCAATAGTCATACGTATACCACTCGTATACATAAGATATCCAAGCCAGGCAATCATCGCACCATTATCAACACACAGTTTTTTTTCAGGAACAAAAAAAAGAGCATCACGATCTTTCGCCATAGTTACCACCATATCCCGCAACCGAGTATTACTCGCAACACCACCACCGAGAAGTACTTCTTTTTTTTCAGTATGTGCCATAGCCCGTTCTGTTACTTCAGTGAGCATTGCAAACGTTGTTTCTTGCAAGGAATAACAAATATCTTCTAATTTTTCACCCTTGCGGAAATACTCTTCTGCAGCAGTAAGCAACCCAGAAAATGCAATATCCATACCTTTAATTGAATAAGGTAACTCAAGATAGTTAGTCCCATTTCGTGCTAATTGTTCGATCTGAGGTCCACAGGGAAACTTCATGCCGACCAAACGGCCAAACTTATCAAGACAATTACCAATACCAACATCAAGAGTTTCGCCAAAAACACGGTACTTGCCCTCTGCAAAGGCTATAACCTGAGTATTGGCCCCAGAAACATACAATAACACAGGATCTTCACACTCAGGTATTGTTCCACGGCCGATTTCCAAATGAGCAACACAATGATTAACACCGATAATTGGCTTCTGCAATCGCAATGAAAGAGCACGAGCTGCTGTTGCTGCTGTTCGAAGACACGGACCAAGACCAGGCCCCTGAGAAAAACATACTAAATCAATATCCTGAAAAGAAATATGCGCATCATTTACCGCCTGTTGTATTACATCTGCAAGATATTCAGCATGATGATTTGCAGCTTCTCGAGGATGGATCCCACCTCTTTCTGGTTGATATGTTTTAATAACATTTGACAAAACCTGACATCGATTATCAACATTCTTAATGATGCCTACACCAATCGAATGAGCAGTTCCCTCAATACCAAGACAGATCATTACTTTAGGATAAACTTGTGCTGCTTCAAGAGTTTTTCGTAGATATACCTAAATAGAACAATTTCAGTTATTCTTCAAGAAC
Encoded proteins:
- a CDS encoding bifunctional N(6)-L-threonylcarbamoyladenine synthase/serine/threonine protein kinase, whose translation is MICLGIEGTAHSIGVGIIKNVDNRCQVLSNVIKTYQPERGGIHPREAANHHAEYLADVIQQAVNDAHISFQDIDLVCFSQGPGLGPCLRTAATAARALSLRLQKPIIGVNHCVAHLEIGRGTIPECEDPVLLYVSGANTQVIAFAEGKYRVFGETLDVGIGNCLDKFGRLVGMKFPCGPQIEQLARNGTNYLELPYSIKGMDIAFSGLLTAAEEYFRKGEKLEDICYSLQETTFAMLTEVTERAMAHTEKKEVLLGGGVASNTRLRDMVVTMAKDRDALFFVPEKKLCVDNGAMIAWLGYLMYTSGIRMTIEDTVINQRFRTDMVQVTWRD
- a CDS encoding DNA topoisomerase VI subunit B, coding for MTEPIAYELAKKQKEISVAEFFERNKHILGFGNPTRALLTSVKEGVDNALDACEEANILPDIFVQITNHESDECTIVVEDNGPGIIKQQIPHIFGRLLYGSKFHAIKQSRGQQGIGISAVVLYGQLTTGKHAKITSKIEPDRPAVITDLAIDTNKNRGEIINTDTVHWDKPHGTRIEVAVRADYKRGKRFVYDYLQGTSIVNPHARIVYKDADGQEHVFERTADILPKKCTEIKPHPYGVELGTLMKLAKETTSRKVASFLKTEFSSMGERTADLVCEAAHIDRNLDPKDLTREQLLQLHKAFKTVKIMAPSTECLSPIGETLIRRSLKYETQEVSPEFIITASRPPSVYSGHPFQVEVGLVYGGNLPKDKPVRILRFANRIPLLFQQGDCATTQAISGIDWRRYGLDQPSGTGIPIGPAIFFTHVCSTMIPYTSESKEAIADIEEIENEIKLAFRECARKVQQHINKKERRIKTREKFDLITKILPEIAKKSAHMLNKPIPKLEKVITQIMDVVWIEDLVEYEKAPPRKIGNPKSTQTTLFQNPTTQEQDSGWITKSSIMIINYKNKPQKFNLYAIKPRDAILGDVQPQPTKITDNYIKWTLDTIQPIGKIDIHFELAGLKKGDFDENDLYVENINPAYVIGADKWEGE
- a CDS encoding KEOPS complex kinase/ATPase Bud32, producing MIKQKVLYQGAEALIFLDSYLHRTVIQKKRISKQYRIKEIDRRLIGSRTKEEAKLFSMARSCGVPVPLIYDVDIVNGILIMEYIQGKRIKDLLHHISLQERKKICTSIGRNIARLHNHHIIHGDITTSNMILFDDRIYFIDFGLGCISQDIELKGVDLHVLMEAFESTHSQYPECFSYVLEGYQMEYTGDAKAVIMKIDEIVQRGRYR
- a CDS encoding XTP/dITP diphosphatase translates to MKTIFFITSNPGKVAEASAKCKECGLRVLQKDFGYPEIQADSLEEVARFGVEYVRKKFNEPFILEDAGLFIHSLNEFPGVYSKYVFLTIGLSGVLKLLETSSDRSAVFRSVVAFSSPLIDPVFFTGETLGTITSYARGTFGFGYDPIFIPNGHTKTFAEMDSTEKNIYSHRAQALDKFLRYIQEHQKLLDSV
- a CDS encoding DNA topoisomerase IV subunit A codes for the protein MSQKNLQVIEKIDSIAKKVYEDLINAEIPSLELATRTKANIQFDHKLNVWKYGKGRTQRTANSLDGASMLLRTMYMVDFIKEMINVKKSSTLREMYYISEGWDLGKFNSQNESDLLAEDLEVITGCMREDFKLRPEENGASVIGNLVLEEVTRNNQKKKIHCQDDVGDAGYSIPYYVESDKIKFKEVDADFILAIETGGMFDRLVENGFDTKQRAILVHLKGQPARSTRRFIKRLNEEKKLPVLVFTDCDPWSFRIYASVAYGAIKTAHISEFLATPGAQYLGVTPSDIENYELPTDKLTDEDIQALKSELDDPRFQDQFWKHEIKLQLTLQKKSEQQALAKYGLDYVTDTYLPEKLTELGILKK